A stretch of Haloprofundus halophilus DNA encodes these proteins:
- a CDS encoding NifU family protein, which yields MSTEPQDADDDLKERVTNFLRRNFPQIQMHGGSAAIQHLDRENGEVSIALGGACSGCGISPMTIQAIKSRMVKEIPEINKVNADTGMGGGGMGGDGGMSPSFPGETTSDDDGGSDEGPQAPF from the coding sequence ATGAGTACGGAGCCACAGGACGCCGACGACGACCTCAAAGAGCGCGTCACTAACTTCCTGCGCCGCAACTTCCCGCAGATTCAGATGCACGGCGGCAGCGCCGCCATCCAGCATCTCGACCGCGAGAACGGCGAGGTGAGCATCGCTCTCGGTGGGGCGTGTTCCGGGTGCGGTATCTCGCCGATGACCATCCAGGCCATCAAGAGCCGGATGGTCAAAGAGATCCCCGAGATCAACAAGGTCAACGCCGACACCGGTATGGGTGGCGGTGGGATGGGCGGCGACGGCGGCATGAGTCCGTCGTTCCCCGGCGAGACGACCAGCGACGACGACGGCGGTAGCGACGAAGGCCCGCAGGCCCCGTTCTAA
- a CDS encoding SLC13 family permease, which produces MLVVFALILLAFVLFATERFPIDVTAILLMVLLMVLEPWTQITPREGISGFANPATITVLAMLILSTGINRTGIVQLFGRKMAAFAGDDRRKQLAATIGVTGPVSGIINNTPVVAILVPVIADLAHEGKTSPSKLLMPLSFASMLGGTLTLIGTSTNILASDIAAQIGAESPELGLQAFGMFEFTKLGVVVFAVGALYLMTVGVRLLPERVPVDEDLVEEYALQEYLADVVVPANSSLLGQTVEEALGDDELDIDVLQLIRNGERFSEPLARKEIHRSDTLRLRTNRETLERIMDAEGLALAGRPQTEGELHPDEEEPVLVEVVIPSGSFLVGETLSSSAFRQRYDANVLAFRTRGDVVRDRFEEIKVRVGDTLLVQAPPDSLTRLVQNEDFIVAHEFDEVTYRSEKIPFAVLIIAGVVALPALNVFPIVVSALAGVVAMVFTGVLKPNELYSSVEWNVIFLLAGVIPLGIALQQTGAAGVLGNAVASTAAFLPAIGVLWVFYLATGLLTSVISNNASVVLMIPVAASAAQSIGANAFAFVLAVTFAASTAFMTPVGYQTNLFVYGPGGYTFSDYIRVGAPLQLLLSVVTVLGIAFFWGVGA; this is translated from the coding sequence ATGCTCGTCGTCTTCGCGCTCATCCTCCTCGCGTTCGTGTTGTTTGCGACCGAACGGTTCCCCATCGACGTCACCGCCATCCTGCTGATGGTTCTGTTGATGGTGCTCGAACCGTGGACGCAGATAACCCCCCGGGAGGGAATCTCCGGGTTCGCTAACCCCGCCACCATCACCGTGTTGGCGATGCTCATCTTGAGCACCGGCATCAACCGAACGGGTATCGTCCAACTGTTCGGTCGGAAGATGGCAGCGTTCGCGGGCGACGACCGACGCAAACAGCTCGCCGCGACCATCGGCGTCACCGGACCAGTGTCGGGAATCATCAACAACACGCCGGTCGTCGCCATCCTGGTTCCCGTCATCGCCGACCTCGCCCACGAGGGGAAGACGTCTCCGTCGAAACTGCTCATGCCGCTGTCGTTCGCCTCGATGCTCGGCGGGACACTGACGCTCATCGGGACGTCGACGAACATCCTCGCCAGCGACATCGCGGCGCAAATCGGCGCGGAGTCGCCCGAACTCGGGCTACAGGCGTTCGGGATGTTCGAGTTCACGAAACTCGGTGTCGTCGTCTTCGCGGTCGGAGCCCTCTATCTCATGACGGTCGGCGTCAGGTTGCTCCCCGAACGCGTGCCGGTCGACGAGGACCTCGTCGAGGAGTACGCTCTCCAGGAGTATCTCGCGGACGTCGTCGTCCCGGCGAACTCCTCGCTGCTCGGTCAGACCGTCGAAGAGGCGCTCGGCGACGACGAACTCGACATCGACGTTCTCCAACTGATTCGGAACGGAGAGCGATTCTCCGAACCGCTCGCCCGCAAGGAGATTCACCGGAGCGACACGCTCCGCCTCAGGACGAACCGGGAGACGCTCGAACGCATCATGGACGCGGAAGGACTCGCGCTCGCCGGGCGTCCGCAGACCGAGGGCGAGTTGCATCCGGACGAGGAGGAGCCCGTCCTGGTCGAAGTGGTCATCCCGTCGGGGTCGTTTCTCGTCGGCGAGACGCTGTCGAGTTCGGCGTTCCGACAGCGCTACGACGCGAACGTGCTCGCCTTCCGGACCCGCGGCGACGTGGTCCGCGACCGGTTCGAGGAGATCAAGGTCCGGGTGGGGGACACGCTACTCGTCCAGGCACCGCCCGACAGTCTCACCCGGCTCGTCCAGAACGAGGATTTCATCGTCGCCCACGAGTTCGACGAGGTGACCTATCGGAGCGAGAAGATACCGTTCGCCGTCCTCATCATCGCCGGCGTCGTCGCGCTGCCCGCGCTGAACGTGTTCCCGATAGTCGTCTCGGCGCTCGCGGGAGTCGTGGCGATGGTGTTCACCGGAGTGCTCAAGCCGAACGAACTGTACTCGTCCGTCGAGTGGAACGTCATCTTCCTCCTCGCCGGGGTCATCCCGCTCGGGATCGCCCTCCAACAGACCGGAGCCGCCGGCGTGCTCGGGAACGCCGTCGCCTCGACTGCGGCGTTCTTGCCCGCAATCGGCGTCCTCTGGGTGTTCTACCTCGCGACCGGGCTGTTGACGAGCGTCATCAGCAACAACGCGAGCGTCGTGCTGATGATTCCCGTGGCGGCCAGCGCCGCGCAGTCGATCGGCGCGAACGCGTTCGCGTTCGTGCTCGCCGTGACGTTCGCGGCGTCGACGGCGTTCATGACGCCCGTCGGCTACCAGACGAACCTCTTCGTCTACGGCCCCGGCGGCTACACGTTCTCGGATTACATCCGCGTCGGCGCGCCGCTGCAGTTGCTGCTGTCGGTCGTGACCGTGCTCGGAATCGCGTTCTTCTGGGGCGTCGGCGCGTGA
- a CDS encoding DUF7539 family protein codes for MAEFPDERQLVVEVRSQLEQWTNSARREAYTELFEGDDPLLTAEELQSLDALDSAMERAGGDGIWGTDQYGIHTAGTGSSDASLGVVCVYHPQITDDSVLRGREGLDDETEERLNAALWTYSERVAELVGRELDAYVERKGR; via the coding sequence ATGGCCGAGTTTCCAGACGAACGTCAACTCGTAGTGGAGGTACGCTCCCAGTTGGAGCAGTGGACGAACAGCGCTCGGAGGGAGGCGTACACCGAACTGTTCGAGGGCGACGACCCGCTTCTCACCGCCGAAGAGCTCCAGTCGCTCGACGCACTCGATTCCGCGATGGAACGGGCGGGCGGCGACGGTATCTGGGGGACCGACCAGTACGGAATCCACACGGCCGGTACCGGGAGTTCAGACGCCTCGCTCGGCGTCGTCTGCGTCTACCACCCGCAGATAACCGACGACTCCGTCCTCCGGGGGCGCGAGGGTCTCGACGACGAGACGGAGGAGCGGCTCAACGCGGCGCTCTGGACGTACAGTGAACGCGTCGCGGAACTCGTCGGCCGAGAGCTCGACGCGTACGTCGAGCGAAAGGGGAGATAG
- a CDS encoding DUF5783 family protein yields the protein MTDFDPEKFEEKYVHYFPQLQRAYKSAFETMNEKYDSTLIHGIDQQILNESEPVYEDGRFRIRLPENPYDRLTSVVVDDEKLDATLERYVEELEAEHHRVFGVERPE from the coding sequence ATGACCGACTTCGACCCCGAGAAGTTCGAAGAGAAGTACGTCCACTACTTCCCGCAACTGCAACGCGCGTACAAGAGCGCGTTCGAGACGATGAACGAGAAGTACGACTCGACGCTCATCCACGGCATCGACCAGCAGATTCTCAACGAGTCCGAGCCGGTGTACGAGGACGGTCGCTTCCGCATCCGGTTGCCCGAGAACCCCTACGACCGCCTCACGAGCGTCGTCGTCGACGACGAGAAACTGGACGCGACGCTGGAACGGTACGTCGAGGAGTTGGAGGCCGAACACCACCGCGTGTTCGGCGTCGAGCGGCCGGAATAG
- a CDS encoding sulfatase — protein sequence MSDESPANVLFVVMDTVRKDHLTPYGYDKPTTPGLESFADEAMVFDQAVAPAPWTLPVHASMFTGMYPSRHGADQETPYLDNATTLAETLSAAGYDTACYSSNAWITPYTHLTDGFDDQNNFFEVMPGDLLSGPLAKAWKTLNDNERLRTVADKLVSLGNTAHEYLADGEGADSKTPAVIDQTMEFIEGSDRSFAFINLMDAHLPYHPPKEYRERFAPGVDSTEVCQNSKEYNSGARDITDGEWEDIRGLYDAEIAHIDDQLTRLFDWLKETDRWDDTMVVVCADHGELHGEHDLYGHEFCLYDPLINVPLMVKHPELGTGRRDDQVELVDLYHTVLDALDVEGGEPASPGEDVVARDRTRSLLSASYREFADADSPDPGQRGSPDGEYAFVEYSRPIVELKQLEEKAKAGGVTLPKDSRFYSRMRAVRRPDAKYVRIDRIPNEAYRLDEDPGELTNLAGKGDERIEAAEQALARFEEAAGGAWTGADDVEVTDDALDDMDDTTQERLRDLGYME from the coding sequence ATGAGCGACGAGTCTCCCGCGAACGTGTTGTTCGTGGTGATGGACACGGTTCGGAAGGACCACCTGACGCCGTACGGTTACGACAAACCCACGACGCCCGGCCTCGAATCGTTCGCCGATGAGGCGATGGTGTTCGACCAGGCGGTCGCGCCCGCGCCGTGGACGCTTCCCGTCCACGCGTCGATGTTCACCGGGATGTACCCGAGTCGTCACGGTGCCGACCAGGAGACGCCGTACCTCGACAACGCGACGACGCTCGCAGAGACGCTGTCGGCGGCGGGCTACGACACGGCCTGCTACTCCTCGAACGCGTGGATTACGCCGTACACCCACCTCACCGACGGCTTCGACGACCAGAACAACTTCTTCGAGGTGATGCCCGGCGACCTGCTGTCGGGACCGCTGGCGAAGGCCTGGAAGACGCTCAACGACAACGAACGCCTGCGCACGGTCGCCGACAAACTCGTGAGTTTGGGTAACACCGCCCACGAGTACCTCGCCGACGGCGAGGGTGCAGACTCGAAGACGCCTGCCGTCATCGACCAGACGATGGAGTTCATCGAGGGGAGCGACCGGTCGTTCGCCTTCATCAACCTGATGGACGCCCACCTGCCGTACCACCCCCCGAAGGAGTACAGAGAGCGGTTCGCCCCCGGCGTCGACTCGACGGAGGTGTGCCAGAACTCCAAGGAGTACAACTCCGGCGCGCGCGACATCACCGACGGCGAGTGGGAGGACATTCGCGGCCTGTACGACGCCGAAATCGCCCACATCGACGACCAACTCACGCGCCTGTTCGACTGGCTGAAGGAGACCGACCGCTGGGACGACACGATGGTCGTCGTCTGCGCCGACCACGGCGAGCTCCACGGCGAGCACGACCTGTACGGTCACGAGTTCTGCCTGTACGACCCGCTCATCAACGTTCCGCTGATGGTCAAACACCCGGAGCTCGGCACCGGTCGCCGCGACGACCAGGTCGAGTTGGTCGACCTCTACCACACCGTACTGGACGCCCTCGACGTCGAAGGCGGAGAGCCCGCTTCGCCCGGTGAGGACGTGGTCGCCCGCGACCGGACTCGGTCGCTGCTCTCGGCGTCGTACCGCGAGTTCGCCGACGCTGACTCCCCGGACCCCGGCCAGCGGGGGTCGCCCGATGGCGAGTACGCGTTCGTCGAGTACTCCCGCCCGATCGTCGAACTCAAACAACTGGAGGAGAAGGCGAAAGCCGGCGGCGTCACGCTCCCGAAGGACTCCCGCTTCTACTCGCGGATGCGCGCCGTTCGACGGCCCGACGCGAAGTACGTCCGCATCGACCGCATCCCCAACGAGGCGTACCGCCTCGACGAGGACCCCGGTGAGTTGACGAATCTCGCCGGCAAGGGCGACGAGAGAATCGAGGCCGCGGAGCAGGCGCTCGCCCGCTTCGAGGAGGCCGCCGGCGGCGCGTGGACCGGCGCGGACGACGTGGAAGTGACCGACGACGCGCTGGACGACATGGACGACACGACCCAAGAACGGCTCCGGGACCTCGGCTACATGGAGTAA